GGTGAACCACAGCGCGCCGTCCGGACCGACGGCGATGATGCTCGGCCCGCTCGCCGGATCGAGCTGGTGGCTGACGGGCTCGCCGCCGGGTGCGACTCGGCCGATGCGTCCGCTGTGAACCATGGTGAACCACAGCGCGCTGTCCGGGCCGGTGACGACGGCGTAGGGGCCGCTGTCCCGGTCGGTCACGACGTACTCCTGGATGGCGGGTGTCACGTGGGCGGCTCCGTCCGTGAGCTTCTTAACGCTACTAATGTAGCGATAGCATCAAACCATGAGCCCGCAGCGAGTGGAAACCGACTTCTCTGACGAGGCGCGTCCCGCGCGTCGGCCCGGTGGCCGCAGCGCTGAGGTTCGCCGACGCGTGCTGGACGCAGTCCGCGCCGAACTGGTGGAACACGGTTACGACGCGCTGAGCATGGACGCCGTCGCCGACCGTTCCGCCGTCCACCGAACCACCGTGTACCGGCGCTGGCGTGACGTCGGTGGACTACTCGCCGACGTCCTCGCCGAGGCGGCCGGAGACGAGTGGCGTCCGTCCGATACCGGCTCCCTCGACGACGATCTCATCGCGGTGAACCGCGAGGTCTACGCCGCGCTGACGGGCGATTCCCCGATCACGACCGCGCTGATCGCCGCCTCGTTCCGATCCGAGCAGGCAGCGGACGCCCTTCGCGTGTTCTGGGCCGACCGGTACGACCGGTGCGCCGTCATCGTGCGGCGGGCCATCGAGCGCGGCGAGATCTCGGCACGGA
This genomic stretch from Cryptosporangium minutisporangium harbors:
- a CDS encoding TetR/AcrR family transcriptional regulator, which codes for MSPQRVETDFSDEARPARRPGGRSAEVRRRVLDAVRAELVEHGYDALSMDAVADRSAVHRTTVYRRWRDVGGLLADVLAEAAGDEWRPSDTGSLDDDLIAVNREVYAALTGDSPITTALIAASFRSEQAADALRVFWADRYDRCAVIVRRAIERGEISARTDARRLLIAATAPLYHELVLLRTAAGVRLADHAARDAATAARAGAFEA